In the genome of Gemmatimonadaceae bacterium, one region contains:
- a CDS encoding cytochrome c, with amino-acid sequence MFERRLAAAAASFAWLACAAAQEGPGLGVPATPEQVAGWDVSIGPDGAGLPPGSGTAAAGKTVYEAKCAACHGVDGAGQPNDRLVGGQGTLKEAAPIRTIGSYWPYATTVFDYVRRAMPYVTPHSLTPDETYALTAYLLALNGVIEQNAVMDATTLPKVVMPNRANFDSAYREPRRR; translated from the coding sequence ATGTTTGAGCGCCGACTCGCCGCCGCTGCCGCATCGTTCGCGTGGCTCGCGTGCGCGGCCGCGCAAGAAGGCCCGGGGCTCGGGGTGCCCGCGACGCCGGAGCAGGTCGCCGGTTGGGACGTGAGCATCGGCCCCGACGGCGCCGGCTTGCCGCCGGGCTCGGGCACCGCGGCCGCGGGCAAAACCGTCTACGAGGCGAAGTGCGCCGCGTGCCACGGCGTCGATGGCGCGGGACAGCCGAACGATCGGCTCGTCGGCGGGCAGGGCACGCTGAAAGAAGCGGCGCCGATCCGCACGATCGGCAGCTACTGGCCCTATGCGACGACGGTCTTCGACTACGTTCGCCGCGCGATGCCGTATGTGACCCCGCACTCGCTGACGCCCGACGAGACCTACGCGCTGACGGCGTATCTCTTGGCGTTGAACGGCGTCATCGAGCAGAACGCCGTCATGGACGCGACGACGCTGCCGAAGGTCGTGATGCCGAATCGCGCGAATTTCGACTCGGCCTACCGCGAGCCCCGCCGGCGCTGA